In Magnolia sinica isolate HGM2019 chromosome 16, MsV1, whole genome shotgun sequence, the genomic window AGCGCTATGAACTTTTGGCTGAGCTTCTCTCTCCGCCTCCTCTCCGCTATTATATGATCTTGAGTATGCGAAGGTGGCCTAGTAGTCGCCACGCTACCCCTTTTGGTTCCCTGGCCTGCTTTTGATACATAGCTTTGATTCATTAAAGAACCTTGAGAGATCAAGATCTCCGGTGGGATGGTCAATGTTCTTGGAGACACAGTCTCATCCTTGGGCTTCATGGGCCCATTGACGAAATTGCCGTAGAACTGTTGATGCTGGTTGACTGAGTTCTGATTGGAGAAGGAGAGCATGTTTGGAGGAGAAGTAGTGTCGGGGATGGTCGAGATGTGCTCGGTGGTGCAGGAATTCCAGCTGTTGGTTCTGGGATGCTTGGCGGGCCGCTCGATGATGCCAGTGTGAGAAGCTTCCATGGATGAGCAGCTGTAGGTGGTGGTGGTGTTACTTCTTGGGTTGAAGGATGGGTAGGAGTAGCAGCTCTCTGAAGAGAAAGAGTTCTGGAAATCCTCTCCAAGTGCAGctgctatttgttgtgtggtgaaATCATCTAGTGAGTTCatctcacattgatgtatgaatgTGGGGTCTTCCATTCCCTGTAGTTTTCACCAAAGTCTATCAATTCTATCTTCATaaagatatacatacatacacacatccaTATaaaacatgcatgcatacatgtacaCCTTATAGACATACATAATGCACACATAGCTTACATGTTGTAGTGTCATATAATGATAGATAGACACAAACATACATGTATGtgaatgcatgcatacatacatgcatgtgtCATGAAGATATATGGGGTTTGATCATAACCATATTATTCATACCATTTCGGATAACCATCTGACAGATGAAATTTCCATTAATGCAGTATCTTCCTTGAGAAACGCTTGTTGTCTAGGTACTCAAACCTGGCATTAAACAGTTAAAAAACAAGGACCTCTTTAAGTCAATAAGGTGAAAAACACTCCACTTGGGTAGATCTATTACATGGCAATAAAAGGAATATTACTGCAGATCCTATGATTTTTAGGCACAAACaaaagaaattcaaaaaaaaaaaaaaaaaaaaaaaacctaaggaATTCcctgggaagagagagagagaggctgtgtTTGGTCATAACaggtaaaatgaaaaaaataaaaaagtacaatgaaatttcatgatattagttGCAACCAAAGACAACCAAAAAGACCCACATGtgtctaaaaagaaaaagatacgAAAACATAAATCCAAACATTTTGGCCCAAAAAGAAGTGAAACAACACCATAATCTTGAATACTTTCAAATTCCCCTATCTAAAAAAGAagacaaacatgcaaatgattcAATTGAAACCATTTCAAGGACTGAAGGAAtttcatggagagagagagattccacACCAAAAAACGAAAGGAACTAGTGTAGAAATACAAAAATATTGTGGAAATTAAAAGACCTTGgtctaaaaagaagaagaaattactaCAGAAACCCAAGCATCTTGGcccaaaaaaagaagagaaacgacaccaaaatcatttcaaggACCAAACAAGCAAATGATTCAATTCAAATCATTTCAATGACCAAAATCAAAGCTAAACAATTGAAGAAACTCAAAAACCTCAACACCCATTTCATCTCCATCCATCAAAACCCCAAAAAGAGACTCAATTCCATGTAAATACCTCGGTTTTGAATGCCCAAAAAAATACCAAAGATCTTATgctagaagaaaagaagaagagctgTCTCTCTCACCTTGAAATGAAAACTGCAAGGCTTTTCTCTTTCTAAATCAGCAACAGAATCCCTTCTCCACCCAGTTTTATAGTCAACGAGGCAGATCCCTCCTTCCCACGTGTGAAAAGTAATGTGCACGTGTGAAAAGTCCCTTCTTTCCTCCTGTTACTATTCTGATGATGGCTGGAAAAAGATC contains:
- the LOC131229556 gene encoding transcription factor bHLH25-like, whose product is MEISSVRWLSEMGMEDPTFIHQCEMNSLDDFTTQQIAAALGEDFQNSFSSESCYSYPSFNPRSNTTTTYSCSSMEASHTGIIERPAKHPRTNSWNSCTTEHISTIPDTTSPPNMLSFSNQNSVNQHQQFYGNFVNGPMKPKDETVSPRTLTIPPEILISQGSLMNQSYVSKAGQGTKRGSVATTRPPSHTQDHIIAERRRREKLSQKFIALSAIVPGLKKMDKASVLGDAIKYLKQLQDRVKTLEDQTVKKTVESVVFVKKSQLSIDGDLSSSDDSFDGHSDEALPEIEARVSEKNILIRIHCEKRKGTLVKTLAEIEKLHLSVTNTSVMPFSNSALDITVIAQMEEEFCMTVMDLVKNLRSAFRKFM